The Terriglobales bacterium region AGGCGCCCTGCACTCCCATCTGCAGCACGAAGGCTCCGAAGACGAGCACTGCGAGTGAGCCGCCGAACGACCACGCCGGGATCATCACCAGCGCCAGCCCCAGCGCCGCCAGGATGCTGCGCCGCCGGCCCATCTTTTCCGAGAGATGTCCGAAGATGGCCGCGCCGATGATCGCTCCGATGTTGTAGAGGATGGCGATGTCGGCCACGGTCGTCTCCCCGAACTTGTGCTCGTTCTTGAGGAAGTCCGGATAAAGGTCCTGTGTGCCGTGTGAGAGGAACATGAAGAGCGTCATCAGTACCACCAGATACCCGAAGAGTTTCCAGTGCGAGCCAGCGGTCTTGAAGATGGCGCCCAGCGAAGGCGCGCGGTGCTGCTTCCAGGCTTCCGACTCCGGCACGTGGGTGCGGACGTAGAGGGCCAGGAGTGCCGGCAGGCCGGCGATCCAGAACATCCAGCGCCAGCCTAGCGACGGCAGTACATAGTGCGCTGCCACCGCCGCTAGCAGGTAGCCGACCGAGTATCCACTCTGCAGGATGCCGGAGAGCAGACCGCGCCAGCGCACCGGAGCGTGCTCCATGGCCAGCGACGCCCCTACGCCCCACTCTCCGCCCATGCCGATGCCGTAGAGGCAGCGCAGCACGAAGAAGACGGGAAAGTTGGGCGCGAATCCGCAGGCGACTTCGACCACCGAAAAGTAGATGACGTTGGCGATGAGCGGCAGGCGGCGGCCGTAGCGGTCGGCCAGCATGCCGAAGAGGAGCGCGCCCAAAGGGCGAAAGGCCAGGGTGGCCGTGGTGGCCCAGAGCAGCGCGCTCTTCTCCACGTGGAAGTCCCGCGCCAAGTGGTCGTACATGAAGATGACGACGAAGAAGTCGAAGGCGTCGAGCGTCCAGCCCAGAAAGCCGGCCGCCACCGCATGCCCGGTCCCGCGCGGGGCTTGCATGGGGGAAGATTGTAAATGGTGTTAAAGCGAAGTTGATTTTTCCGCGATGTGCTTCCGGATCTTTTCCACGAACTCCGCCGCCAGCAGGTCTTCGGTCTTCTCTTGCCCGCGGGTGCGGACGTTGACGTGGCCGTTGGCAGCTTCCTTGTCGCCGACCACGAGCAGGTAGGGCACCTTCTGCATGGCGTGCTCGCGGATCTTGGCGTTCATCTTTTCGTTGCGCGCATCCACCTCCACGCGCACCCCGGCGGCCTTCAACTGCGCGGCGATCTGGTTGCCATAGTCGGCGTGGCGCTCGCTGATGGGGATGACCACTGCCTGCACCGGCGCCAGCCAGACGGGAAACGCTCCGGCGTAGTGCTCGATGAGCACGCCGAAGAAGCGCTCGATGGAGCCGTAGAGCGCGCGATGCACCATGAGCGGCTGCTTGCGCGTGCCGTCCTCGGCAACGTACTCCAGCTTGAAGCGCTCGGGCAGGGTGAAATCGAACTGGACGGTCGAAAGCTGCCAGGGCCGGCCGATGGCGTCCACCAGCTTGATGTCGATTTTGGGCCCATAGAAGACCGCCTCGCCCGGCATGGTCTTGTAGGGGATATTCGCGCGCTTGAGCGCCTTCTCCAGCGAGCCGATGGCCAGCGCCCAGTTCTCATCAGTGCCGGCGTAGGACTTGCGGTCTTTCTGGTCCCACACGGAAAGTTCGGCGGTGTACTCGGTGAAGCCGTAGGTCTCGAGCACGGCCTGGGCGAATTCGATACAGCCAACGATCTCATCCTCGATCTGCTGCGGAGTGCAGAAGATGTGGGCGTCGTCCTGGGTGAAGCCGCGGACGCGCAGCAGGCCGTGCATCACCCCGGAGCGCTCGTAGCGGTAGACCGTGCCCAGCTCGCCCAGGCGGACGGGCAGATCGCGATAGCTGCGCAGCGCGTCCTTGTAGATAAGGATGTGCCCGGGGCAGTTCATGGGCTTCACGCGGTAGTTCGCGTCGTCGAGCTCCATCGACGAGAACATGTTCTGCGCGTAATAGCCCTCGTGCCCGCTGATCTTCCACAGGTCCACGCGGGAGACGTGCGGGGTGTAGACCAGCGAATAGCCGCGCTTCAGATATTCCTCGCGCAGCCAGTCTTCCATGGTCTTGCGGATGATGCCGCCCTTGGGATGCCAGAAGATGAGCCCCGGCCCCGCCAGCTCCTGGATGGAGAACAGATCGAGCTGCTTGCCCAGCACACGGTGGTCGCGCTTCTTCGATTCCTCCAGGCGATGCAGGTACGCGTCCAGTTCTTTCTTGGAATAGAACGAGGTCCCATAGATGCGCTGCAGTTGCGGGTTCTTCTCATCGCCCAGCCAGTAGGCCCCGGCCACCGAGAGCAGCTTGAAGGCCTGGATGCGTCCGGTCGAAGGGATGTGCGGCCCGCGGCAGAAGTCGGTGAACTTGCCGGTGCGGTAGATGGAGATCTTTTCATCGGGCGCGGTGAACTGCTCGATGAAGTGGCACTTCATGAAGTCGCCCTCGCCCTTGAATTTCTCTAGGCCCTCACCACGCGGCAGCCACTCGCGCGCGTAGGGGATGTCCTGGGCGACCAGCTCACCCATTTTATTCTCGAGCTTCTCCAGGTCCTCGGGCGTGAACTTGGCCTCCCGGTAGAAGTCGTAGAAAAAGCCGTCGGCGGTGGGCGGGCCGTGGCCCAGCTTGGTCTCGGGGAAAAGTTCGAGCACCGCCGCCGCCAGCAGGTGAGCGGAGGAGTGCCGAAAGACCTCGAGCGCCTCGGGATCCTTCGAGGTCAGGATGCGCAGTTCGGTGTCTTTCTCGAGCGGCTTGGTCAGGTCAATGAGGTCGCCGTTGGTGCGCGCCACCAGCGCCGCCTCGGCC contains the following coding sequences:
- a CDS encoding MFS transporter, whose translation is MQAPRGTGHAVAAGFLGWTLDAFDFFVVIFMYDHLARDFHVEKSALLWATTATLAFRPLGALLFGMLADRYGRRLPLIANVIYFSVVEVACGFAPNFPVFFVLRCLYGIGMGGEWGVGASLAMEHAPVRWRGLLSGILQSGYSVGYLLAAVAAHYVLPSLGWRWMFWIAGLPALLALYVRTHVPESEAWKQHRAPSLGAIFKTAGSHWKLFGYLVVLMTLFMFLSHGTQDLYPDFLKNEHKFGETTVADIAILYNIGAIIGAAIFGHLSEKMGRRRSILAALGLALVMIPAWSFGGSLAVLVFGAFVLQMGVQGAWGIIPAHLNELSPDSVRGLVPGLAYQMGILIAAPTSNIEHALRDAFGYRWALAGFEIAVIVALAVVTYLGSEKKGKVFVTIPAE
- the thrS gene encoding threonine--tRNA ligase produces the protein MPETIKIKLPDGSVKDVPRGTTALEVAKSIGPQLAEAALVARTNGDLIDLTKPLEKDTELRILTSKDPEALEVFRHSSAHLLAAAVLELFPETKLGHGPPTADGFFYDFYREAKFTPEDLEKLENKMGELVAQDIPYAREWLPRGEGLEKFKGEGDFMKCHFIEQFTAPDEKISIYRTGKFTDFCRGPHIPSTGRIQAFKLLSVAGAYWLGDEKNPQLQRIYGTSFYSKKELDAYLHRLEESKKRDHRVLGKQLDLFSIQELAGPGLIFWHPKGGIIRKTMEDWLREEYLKRGYSLVYTPHVSRVDLWKISGHEGYYAQNMFSSMELDDANYRVKPMNCPGHILIYKDALRSYRDLPVRLGELGTVYRYERSGVMHGLLRVRGFTQDDAHIFCTPQQIEDEIVGCIEFAQAVLETYGFTEYTAELSVWDQKDRKSYAGTDENWALAIGSLEKALKRANIPYKTMPGEAVFYGPKIDIKLVDAIGRPWQLSTVQFDFTLPERFKLEYVAEDGTRKQPLMVHRALYGSIERFFGVLIEHYAGAFPVWLAPVQAVVIPISERHADYGNQIAAQLKAAGVRVEVDARNEKMNAKIREHAMQKVPYLLVVGDKEAANGHVNVRTRGQEKTEDLLAAEFVEKIRKHIAEKSTSL